A window from Streptomyces griseiscabiei encodes these proteins:
- a CDS encoding outer membrane protein assembly factor BamB family protein — translation MVDQLTQHDPRRIGPFEVLGRLGAGGMGLVYLARSASGRRVAIKTVRTELAEDQLFRVRFTREVEAARAVSGFYTAAVVDADPRAAVPWLATAYVPAPSLEEIVNDCGPMPVQAVRWFAAGVAEALQSIHGAGLVHRDLKPSNVLVVEDGPRVIDFGIASGVSNTRLTMTNVAVGTPAYMSPEQAKDSRSVTGASDVFSLGSMLVFAATGHAPFHGANPVETVFMLLREGPDLSGLPEDLRPLIESCMQMDPTARPGPADLQAQLAPHLFGSGSDDSGTASAWLPEKAVSLIETRRGGRPAPKQQASTGRSGGGARPAPVPPPPPSYDPAPVGLGAPDTGPVRLAGGQVPIGPGPRVADARAAAVKAPPPEAGLAASWSRPRAGVNGADPAPAPPAPEPAASGWRPWRFRMSNDVWGTPSVAGDLVYVTSFEVHALDVATGRRRFKTRDVAWSMAVADGRIHASDGPTLFALDAREGADLWRLSTEAWVYSLKADRGTVVTATRGGGVQGWEASNGQKLWELTGAQTDFESPEAGPVVQDGTVYVWKDARLRALEARTGEERWSYPIGDAASCGGVPVRLTPASDGYVYISAGSRVLAVDIAGGHVRWHFEAPAVFLSAPTFAPGPAVTGGGVYLADYLGTVYALDATDGRDRWRIATESRASLEPVLVAAGHVHVGSGKGLYTLDAVTGTPKWRFQAGGEIVGSPSVAEGRIHFGSTDHLLYTLRADDGRLRWKLATGGEITGSPVVKDGVVYACSKDRCVYALDAEKGTGTARTS, via the coding sequence GTGGTGGATCAGCTGACGCAGCACGATCCGCGGCGGATCGGGCCGTTCGAGGTGCTGGGACGGCTGGGGGCCGGCGGCATGGGGCTGGTCTATCTGGCGCGCTCCGCGTCGGGCCGGCGGGTGGCGATCAAGACCGTGCGGACGGAACTGGCGGAGGACCAGCTCTTCCGGGTCCGTTTCACCCGCGAGGTCGAGGCGGCCCGCGCGGTGTCCGGCTTCTACACGGCCGCGGTGGTCGACGCCGACCCCCGTGCCGCCGTGCCGTGGCTGGCGACCGCGTACGTCCCCGCGCCCTCCCTCGAAGAGATAGTGAACGACTGCGGACCGATGCCGGTCCAGGCCGTCCGCTGGTTCGCCGCGGGCGTGGCCGAGGCCCTGCAGTCCATCCACGGTGCCGGGCTGGTCCACCGCGACCTGAAGCCGTCCAACGTGCTCGTCGTCGAGGACGGGCCGCGCGTGATCGACTTCGGTATCGCCTCCGGTGTATCGAACACGCGTTTGACGATGACGAACGTCGCCGTCGGTACGCCCGCGTACATGTCGCCCGAGCAGGCGAAGGACTCGCGCAGCGTGACCGGCGCGAGCGATGTCTTCTCGCTCGGCTCGATGCTCGTGTTCGCCGCCACCGGTCACGCGCCGTTCCACGGGGCCAACCCCGTCGAGACCGTCTTCATGCTGCTGAGAGAGGGACCGGACCTCTCCGGCCTCCCGGAGGACCTGCGCCCGCTCATCGAGTCCTGTATGCAGATGGACCCGACCGCGCGCCCGGGCCCCGCCGACCTCCAGGCCCAGCTGGCACCCCATCTCTTCGGCTCCGGCTCGGACGACAGCGGTACGGCGTCGGCGTGGCTGCCGGAGAAGGCGGTCAGTCTCATCGAGACCCGCCGCGGCGGCCGTCCGGCACCCAAACAGCAGGCCTCCACCGGCCGCAGCGGCGGCGGAGCCCGCCCCGCGCCCGTACCCCCGCCGCCGCCGTCGTACGACCCCGCGCCCGTCGGCCTCGGCGCCCCCGACACCGGGCCGGTGCGGCTCGCCGGCGGCCAGGTGCCCATCGGGCCCGGTCCGCGCGTCGCCGACGCCCGCGCCGCCGCCGTGAAGGCGCCCCCTCCGGAGGCGGGCCTCGCCGCGTCCTGGTCCCGGCCGCGCGCCGGTGTGAACGGCGCCGACCCCGCGCCCGCCCCGCCCGCCCCCGAACCGGCGGCCTCCGGCTGGCGCCCCTGGCGTTTCCGCATGTCGAACGACGTCTGGGGCACCCCCTCCGTCGCCGGCGACCTCGTCTACGTCACCTCCTTCGAGGTGCACGCCCTGGACGTGGCCACCGGTCGGCGCCGCTTCAAGACCCGCGACGTCGCCTGGTCGATGGCGGTCGCGGACGGCCGTATCCACGCCTCCGACGGCCCGACCCTCTTCGCGCTCGACGCCCGCGAGGGCGCGGACCTGTGGCGGCTGTCCACGGAGGCCTGGGTGTACTCCCTGAAGGCCGACCGGGGCACGGTCGTCACCGCGACCCGGGGCGGCGGCGTCCAGGGCTGGGAGGCGTCCAACGGGCAGAAGCTGTGGGAACTGACCGGCGCCCAGACCGACTTCGAGTCCCCGGAGGCCGGGCCGGTCGTCCAGGACGGCACGGTCTACGTCTGGAAGGACGCCCGGCTGCGCGCGCTGGAGGCCCGTACGGGTGAGGAGCGCTGGTCGTACCCCATCGGCGACGCGGCGTCCTGCGGCGGCGTCCCCGTACGCCTGACCCCGGCCTCGGACGGCTATGTCTACATCTCCGCCGGGAGCCGGGTCCTCGCCGTCGACATCGCGGGCGGTCATGTCCGCTGGCACTTCGAGGCACCGGCGGTCTTCCTGTCCGCGCCCACGTTCGCGCCGGGCCCGGCGGTCACGGGCGGCGGCGTCTACCTCGCCGACTACCTCGGCACGGTCTACGCCCTCGACGCGACCGACGGCCGCGACCGCTGGCGCATCGCGACGGAGTCCCGCGCCTCCCTGGAACCGGTGCTGGTCGCCGCCGGGCACGTCCATGTCGGCAGCGGCAAGGGCCTCTACACCCTCGACGCGGTCACGGGCACGCCCAAGTGGCGCTTCCAGGCGGGCGGCGAGATCGTCGGCTCCCCGTCCGTGGCGGAGGGCCGTATCCACTTCGGCTCGACGGACCACCTGCTGTACACCCTCAGGGCCGACGACGGCCGCCTCCGCTGGAAGCTGGCCACCGGCGGCGAGATCACCGGCTCACCGGTGGTGAAGGACGGCGTCGTGTACGCGTGCAGCAAGGACCGGTGCGTGTACGCCCTGGACGCGGAGAAGGGGACGGGGACGGCGCGGACGTCGTAG
- a CDS encoding TetR family transcriptional regulator translates to MTGQVRTVDGRVAGRRGQATRQKLLDCLSEMLSSSPYRDVKVIDVARKAGTSPATFYQYFPDVEGAVLEIAEQMAAEGATLTSLLEGRSWVGKAGWQTAQELVDGFLEFWRRNDAILRVVDLGAAEGDKRFYKIRMKILNSVTNSLSETVAELQAKGRVDKDVNPAALAGSLVAMLASVSGHQKGFQTWGVKQAELKPNLALLVHLGITGKKPTK, encoded by the coding sequence ATGACAGGACAAGTGCGTACCGTCGACGGCCGCGTGGCCGGCCGACGAGGGCAGGCGACCCGGCAGAAGCTGCTCGACTGCCTCAGCGAGATGCTCAGCTCGTCGCCCTACCGGGACGTCAAAGTCATTGATGTCGCCCGGAAGGCGGGCACTTCACCCGCGACCTTCTACCAGTACTTCCCGGACGTCGAGGGCGCCGTCCTGGAGATCGCCGAGCAAATGGCCGCCGAGGGCGCCACCTTGACGAGCCTCCTCGAAGGCCGCTCCTGGGTCGGCAAGGCCGGCTGGCAGACCGCCCAGGAACTCGTCGACGGCTTCCTGGAGTTCTGGCGCAGGAACGACGCGATCCTCCGCGTCGTCGACCTGGGCGCCGCCGAGGGCGACAAACGCTTCTACAAGATCCGTATGAAGATCCTGAACTCGGTCACCAACTCCCTCTCGGAGACGGTCGCCGAGCTGCAGGCCAAGGGCCGCGTCGACAAGGACGTCAACCCGGCGGCCCTCGCCGGTTCCCTCGTCGCGATGCTCGCCTCGGTCTCCGGACACCAGAAGGGTTTCCAGACCTGGGGCGTCAAGCAGGCCGAACTGAAGCCGAACCTGGCCCTGTTGGTCCACCTGGGCATCACCGGCAAGAAACCGACGAAGTAA
- a CDS encoding thiolase C-terminal domain-containing protein, with product MTGGRKVAIVGAALSDCGRLDDATPHSTPYALHAQAARRALADAGLERTAIDGLASAGLGTLAPVEVAEYLGLRPTWVDSTSVGGATWEVMAAHAADAIAAGHANVVLLVYGSTARADIRAGRRTGNLSFGARGPLQYEVPYGHTLISKYAMAARRHMHEYGTTLEQLASVAVQARANAAANPEAMFRTPITVDDVLSSPPIADPFTKLHCCIRSDGGAAVLLAAEEYVRDCRPAAPVWILGTGEYVSHTTMSEWDDFTVSPAAVSGRLAFERAGVAPAEIDFAEIYDAFTYMTLVTLEDLGFCAKGEGGAFVEKNRLTLTGDLPVNTDGGGLSAQHPGMRGLFLLVEAVRQLRGEAGDHQIHTADGHPPRLSVASGTGGWFCSSGTVVLGRG from the coding sequence ATGACTGGAGGCCGGAAGGTCGCGATCGTCGGGGCGGCACTCTCCGACTGCGGCCGGTTGGACGACGCGACGCCGCACTCGACCCCGTACGCGCTCCACGCGCAGGCCGCCCGCCGGGCGCTCGCCGACGCCGGGCTGGAGCGCACGGCGATCGACGGCCTGGCCTCGGCCGGTCTGGGCACGCTGGCGCCGGTGGAGGTGGCGGAGTACCTGGGCCTGCGGCCCACCTGGGTGGACTCCACGTCCGTCGGGGGCGCGACCTGGGAGGTCATGGCGGCGCACGCGGCGGACGCGATCGCCGCCGGGCACGCGAACGTCGTCCTCCTCGTCTACGGCTCCACGGCCCGCGCGGACATCAGGGCGGGCCGCCGCACCGGCAACCTCTCCTTCGGGGCTCGCGGCCCCCTGCAGTACGAGGTCCCCTACGGGCACACCCTGATCTCCAAGTACGCCATGGCCGCGCGCCGCCATATGCACGAGTACGGCACGACCCTGGAGCAGCTGGCCTCGGTGGCCGTACAGGCGCGGGCGAACGCGGCGGCGAACCCGGAGGCGATGTTCCGCACCCCGATCACCGTCGACGACGTGCTCTCCTCCCCGCCCATCGCGGACCCGTTCACCAAGCTGCACTGCTGCATCCGCTCCGACGGGGGCGCGGCGGTCCTGCTGGCGGCGGAGGAGTACGTACGGGACTGCCGGCCGGCGGCCCCCGTCTGGATCCTCGGCACGGGTGAGTACGTCTCCCACACGACCATGTCCGAGTGGGACGACTTCACGGTCTCCCCGGCGGCGGTCAGCGGGCGGCTGGCCTTCGAGCGCGCCGGGGTCGCCCCGGCCGAGATCGACTTCGCGGAGATCTACGACGCCTTCACCTACATGACCCTGGTGACCCTGGAGGACCTCGGGTTCTGCGCCAAGGGCGAGGGCGGCGCCTTCGTCGAGAAGAACCGCCTGACCCTCACCGGCGACCTCCCCGTCAACACCGACGGCGGCGGCCTCTCCGCCCAGCACCCCGGTATGCGCGGCCTGTTCCTCCTCGTCGAAGCCGTACGCCAGCTGCGCGGCGAGGCCGGCGACCACCAGATCCACACCGCCGACGGCCACCCGCCCCGTCTGTCCGTCGCCTCGGGCACGGGCGGCTGGTTCTGCTCGTCGGGGACGGTGGTGCTGGGGCGGGGGTGA
- a CDS encoding type II toxin-antitoxin system VapB family antitoxin, giving the protein MARTVIDLDEDMVAEAMRIFGTRTKAKAVRLAMEDAVKRHLRQEGFDAIEAGEFDFSEIVENTGPRNADGSLKRHGDRDGGSGGGRAA; this is encoded by the coding sequence ATGGCCCGAACCGTCATCGACCTCGATGAGGACATGGTCGCCGAGGCCATGCGCATCTTCGGGACCCGTACGAAGGCCAAGGCGGTCCGCCTCGCGATGGAGGACGCCGTCAAGAGGCATCTGCGGCAGGAGGGCTTCGACGCCATAGAGGCCGGTGAGTTCGACTTCAGCGAGATCGTCGAGAACACCGGCCCGCGCAACGCGGACGGTTCCCTCAAGCGTCACGGTGACCGCGACGGCGGAAGTGGCGGAGGCCGGGCCGCCTGA
- a CDS encoding ATP-binding protein: MPELTARTLTHPRRDSFRIPKRRRHVPEARAAIRRILKDWGVDAELADDIATVATELVTNAVRHCRVALAEVEVVVSIRGCGLLLEVSDPDRDRLPAPRTGSDGGLGLLLVDALSEKWGHDVRPFTKCVWAYFVMPGRSR, translated from the coding sequence ATGCCCGAACTCACCGCCCGCACCCTCACCCACCCACGCCGCGACTCCTTCCGCATCCCCAAGCGCAGACGACACGTCCCCGAAGCCCGCGCAGCGATCCGGCGCATCCTCAAGGACTGGGGCGTCGACGCCGAACTCGCCGACGACATCGCCACCGTGGCCACCGAACTGGTCACCAACGCCGTACGGCACTGCCGCGTCGCCCTCGCCGAGGTCGAGGTGGTCGTGTCGATCCGGGGCTGCGGGCTGCTCCTGGAGGTGTCGGACCCGGACAGGGACCGGCTACCCGCGCCGCGTACCGGCAGTGACGGCGGACTGGGGCTGCTCCTCGTGGACGCGCTCTCCGAGAAATGGGGCCACGACGTACGGCCGTTCACCAAGTGCGTGTGGGCCTACTTCGTGATGCCGGGGCGGTCGCGGTGA
- a CDS encoding acyl-CoA dehydrogenase family protein, translating to MDARFTAEQEEIRRTVRELLIKRCGPEDVRAAVRTGEGYDSGLWAALAEQLGLPGLALPEAYGGVGCSVTELALAGEESGRALTPSPLLATAVLVAPLILALGTERQRADLLPRLASGRLTAALAVPGSALATALALTGDNRGAWAGGGRAGGVQARRAGDGWRLYGEAAQVLDGHSAGLLLVAAHAGGYARSRTLLFLVRGDGGAGPGLVRTRQTSIDETRPVALLRLRDVDGELLGADDEADVPGALARVGDPAAAVLAAEAVGAADRAVERTVAYARQREQFGRPIGSFQAVKHRLADVYVGVRAARSAAYYAAWAAASAAGGGGGGGERVGGLALAQALEALRVAAGEAIQLHGGIGFTWEHEAQLYFKRAAGDEALFGPVHRLRGRAADMAGVFTAGGPTARARDVRAEVRG from the coding sequence ATGGATGCCCGCTTCACCGCCGAGCAGGAGGAAATCCGGCGCACGGTACGGGAGTTGCTGATCAAACGCTGTGGCCCGGAGGACGTCAGGGCCGCCGTGCGGACCGGGGAGGGGTACGACAGCGGGCTCTGGGCCGCCCTCGCCGAACAGCTCGGGCTGCCGGGGCTCGCGCTCCCCGAGGCGTACGGCGGTGTCGGTTGCTCGGTGACCGAACTCGCCCTGGCGGGGGAGGAGTCGGGACGGGCGCTCACCCCCTCCCCCCTGCTGGCCACCGCCGTCCTCGTCGCCCCCCTGATCCTCGCCCTCGGCACCGAACGGCAGCGCGCCGACCTGCTGCCCCGCCTCGCCTCGGGCCGCCTCACCGCGGCCCTCGCCGTACCGGGGTCCGCCCTCGCCACCGCCCTGGCGCTGACCGGCGACAACAGGGGCGCGTGGGCCGGTGGTGGCCGCGCCGGGGGCGTGCAGGCACGGCGCGCCGGGGACGGGTGGCGGCTCTACGGGGAGGCCGCGCAGGTCCTCGACGGCCACAGCGCGGGGCTGCTGCTGGTGGCCGCGCACGCCGGCGGATACGCCCGCTCGCGGACGCTGCTGTTCCTGGTGCGGGGCGACGGGGGCGCCGGCCCCGGGCTCGTACGGACCCGGCAGACCTCCATCGACGAGACGCGGCCGGTGGCTCTGCTGCGGCTCCGGGACGTGGACGGGGAGCTGCTGGGCGCCGACGACGAGGCGGACGTGCCGGGCGCCCTGGCCCGGGTCGGGGACCCGGCCGCCGCCGTGCTCGCCGCCGAGGCCGTGGGCGCGGCCGACCGGGCGGTGGAGCGGACGGTCGCGTACGCGCGGCAGCGGGAGCAGTTCGGACGGCCGATCGGCTCGTTCCAGGCGGTGAAGCACCGGCTCGCGGATGTGTACGTGGGGGTGCGGGCGGCCCGGTCGGCGGCGTACTACGCGGCCTGGGCGGCAGCCTCCGCCGCCGGAGGGGGCGGGGGCGGCGGTGAACGGGTCGGCGGGCTGGCGCTGGCCCAGGCGCTGGAGGCCCTGCGGGTGGCCGCCGGGGAGGCGATCCAGCTGCACGGGGGGATCGGTTTCACCTGGGAGCACGAGGCGCAGCTGTACTTCAAGCGGGCGGCCGGGGACGAGGCGCTCTTCGGGCCGGTGCACCGGCTGCGGGGGCGGGCGGCCGACATGGCGGGGGTCTTCACGGCAGGGGGCCCCACGGCCCGTGCGCGGGACGTACGCGCGGAGGTGCGGGGCTGA
- a CDS encoding PIN domain nuclease produces MQDRYVVDKSALARWAKPSVREVLRPLHERYLLAVCRPTEFEMVHSARDSSEATRISTWLHAFDYLHTDDDTFTRALEIQRHALNAGFHRALSLPDLLIAATAELNRRTVLHYDGDFDMIASLTGQPTEWVVPPGSADR; encoded by the coding sequence ATGCAGGACCGCTATGTGGTCGACAAGTCGGCCCTCGCTCGCTGGGCGAAGCCGAGCGTCCGGGAGGTGCTCAGGCCGCTGCACGAGCGCTACCTGCTCGCCGTGTGCCGACCCACGGAGTTCGAGATGGTCCACTCCGCGCGGGACAGTTCGGAGGCGACGCGGATCAGCACCTGGCTGCACGCCTTCGACTACCTCCACACGGACGATGACACCTTCACCCGTGCCCTTGAGATCCAGCGCCACGCGCTCAACGCCGGCTTCCACCGCGCTCTGTCCCTGCCCGACCTGCTGATCGCCGCCACGGCGGAACTGAACCGGCGCACGGTCCTCCACTACGACGGTGACTTCGACATGATCGCCTCCCTGACCGGCCAGCCCACCGAGTGGGTCGTCCCGCCTGGCAGCGCCGATCGATGA
- a CDS encoding DUF397 domain-containing protein has translation MPEVVGPFWKSSYSVNETQCVEVAPLSTGGRAVRDSKTPHGPLLHLGPDSWCAFLGGAKGGAFG, from the coding sequence GTGCCCGAGGTCGTAGGCCCGTTCTGGAAGTCGTCGTACTCGGTCAACGAAACCCAGTGCGTCGAAGTCGCCCCCCTTTCCACCGGCGGTCGAGCCGTCCGCGACAGCAAGACCCCCCACGGCCCCCTCCTCCACCTCGGCCCCGACAGCTGGTGCGCCTTCCTGGGCGGGGCCAAGGGCGGGGCCTTCGGTTAG
- a CDS encoding VOC family protein: protein MADETGVDAGAGGAVYPEGVPCWVDAQLPDVEAGKRFYGELFGWNFKVAPGDGAHEVWAYTDGAPVAALAPKPDGRLPTVWTVHFATPDAFALTARITAAGGQVITPPTQVGTLGTTALATDPENAVFALWQAGAHHGFGRRHEPGTFAWAELYTRDTQAANSFYAHLFHDALFGPDAAPDFGRATLTDVFPAEMPPHFLVHFGTDDCEAALGTVSRLGGRVQVPPFDTSYGNVAVVTDNQGASFALLQRRDGNGWREASQETDQAEQRPDELRQQGDEEGEEAPPADGEHASRGPEDDG, encoded by the coding sequence ATGGCCGATGAGACGGGAGTGGATGCCGGGGCGGGGGGTGCCGTGTACCCCGAGGGCGTCCCCTGCTGGGTGGATGCCCAGCTGCCGGACGTGGAGGCGGGGAAGCGGTTCTACGGGGAACTCTTCGGGTGGAACTTCAAGGTGGCGCCCGGCGACGGCGCGCACGAGGTGTGGGCGTACACCGACGGCGCCCCCGTCGCCGCGCTCGCCCCCAAGCCCGACGGCCGCCTCCCCACCGTGTGGACCGTGCACTTCGCGACCCCGGACGCGTTCGCGCTCACCGCCCGGATCACCGCGGCCGGCGGCCAGGTGATCACCCCGCCGACCCAGGTCGGCACGCTCGGCACGACCGCGCTGGCCACCGACCCCGAGAACGCCGTGTTCGCTCTCTGGCAGGCCGGTGCGCACCACGGGTTCGGGAGGCGGCACGAGCCCGGCACGTTCGCCTGGGCCGAGCTGTACACACGGGACACCCAGGCGGCCAACTCCTTCTACGCGCACCTCTTCCACGACGCGCTCTTCGGCCCGGACGCGGCCCCGGACTTCGGCCGGGCCACGCTCACGGACGTCTTCCCGGCGGAGATGCCGCCGCACTTCCTGGTCCACTTCGGGACGGACGACTGCGAGGCCGCGCTCGGGACCGTCAGCCGGCTGGGCGGCCGGGTGCAGGTGCCGCCGTTCGACACCTCGTACGGAAATGTGGCGGTCGTCACGGACAATCAAGGCGCGTCGTTCGCGCTGCTCCAACGGAGGGACGGAAACGGCTGGCGGGAGGCGTCGCAGGAGACGGATCAGGCCGAACAGCGTCCGGACGAACTGCGCCAGCAGGGGGACGAGGAGGGCGAGGAAGCGCCCCCGGCGGACGGTGAACACGCGTCGCGCGGTCCGGAGGACGACGGCTGA
- a CDS encoding RNA polymerase sigma factor — MTDAQRFREIYEECCPRVLAYATSLVGRQVGEDITSETFTVAWRRVRDMPDPALPWLLGVARNLVRELRRRDSHQYTLAAEEARRIGRGAHADVGDVAADVTDRAAALQALASLSDADRELLTLIAWHGLSVKEAARVLGCTTATLTVRLHRARRRLEKALAEPARQADTPPVPETAPAPLDRSPRRPDRKGALT, encoded by the coding sequence GTGACGGATGCGCAACGGTTCAGGGAGATCTACGAGGAGTGCTGTCCGCGCGTCCTCGCCTATGCCACCAGCCTCGTGGGGCGGCAGGTGGGGGAGGACATCACCAGCGAGACGTTCACCGTGGCGTGGCGGCGGGTGCGGGACATGCCCGACCCCGCGCTGCCGTGGCTGCTCGGCGTCGCGCGCAACCTGGTGCGTGAGCTGCGGCGGAGGGACAGCCATCAGTACACCCTCGCCGCCGAGGAGGCCCGGCGTATCGGCCGGGGCGCCCACGCCGACGTCGGGGATGTCGCGGCGGACGTGACCGACCGGGCCGCCGCGCTGCAGGCGCTCGCGAGTCTGTCCGACGCCGACCGGGAGCTGCTGACGCTCATCGCCTGGCACGGGCTGAGCGTCAAGGAGGCCGCACGGGTGCTCGGTTGCACCACCGCGACGCTGACCGTCCGGTTGCACCGGGCCCGCCGCCGCCTGGAGAAGGCCCTGGCGGAGCCGGCGCGGCAGGCGGACACGCCACCCGTGCCGGAGACGGCACCCGCACCCCTCGACCGCAGCCCGCGCCGCCCCGACCGAAAGGGAGCACTCACGTGA
- a CDS encoding nitroreductase/quinone reductase family protein, translating into MRDGVKRAGVRVVQKVSSAPVFARVAPHVIPALDRAVHRVTRGRVLLSAQLLPGVVLTATGARSGVPRRTPLACMPEEGKGSWVLVGSNFGRPGHPAWSANLLAHPDAEINWKGQDIPVTAHLLAGPERDAAWRELLSFWPPYSTYQARVDREIRVFRIVRR; encoded by the coding sequence ATGAGGGACGGAGTGAAGCGTGCGGGTGTGCGGGTGGTGCAGAAGGTGTCGTCGGCTCCGGTGTTCGCCCGGGTCGCACCGCATGTGATCCCCGCGCTGGACCGGGCCGTGCACCGGGTCACCCGGGGGCGGGTGCTGCTCAGCGCGCAGCTGCTGCCCGGGGTGGTCCTGACGGCGACGGGGGCGCGGAGCGGGGTGCCCCGGCGGACTCCGCTGGCCTGTATGCCCGAGGAGGGCAAGGGCAGTTGGGTGCTCGTCGGGTCGAACTTCGGCCGTCCCGGTCATCCGGCCTGGAGCGCCAATCTGCTGGCCCACCCCGACGCCGAGATCAACTGGAAGGGGCAGGACATCCCCGTCACCGCGCATCTGCTGGCGGGTCCGGAACGGGACGCCGCGTGGCGGGAGTTGCTGAGTTTCTGGCCGCCGTACTCGACGTATCAGGCCCGGGTGGACCGGGAGATACGGGTGTTCCGGATCGTACGGCGCTGA
- a CDS encoding helix-turn-helix domain-containing protein, whose protein sequence is MPAGGRPTVRSRRLGAALKRYRQAAKLDQPQAADVLGVHQTRISRMESGHVNARIVEIRVLLGAYGVDDAEVLARLEDLAKRSKHRGWWLEHAEHLRPDYLDYIALEDDATYIREWQPVVVPGLLQTPAYVEAVIAATPHYVAPERIAQLVKVRDTRQAKIAEGGAMYTVILWEAVVRHPLISAEVHREQLAAILEAGERQNVTVQILPFSAGPLVGVTSAFQSFSFESEPTVEAVALENLRGMSVLEAPEDLAAYANAYDELRSAALAPDVSARLIRSAIRSSEEDASCPRS, encoded by the coding sequence ATGCCCGCAGGGGGACGGCCGACCGTGCGCAGTAGGCGACTTGGTGCCGCGCTCAAGAGGTATCGACAGGCCGCCAAGCTCGATCAGCCGCAGGCGGCGGATGTACTCGGGGTGCACCAGACCCGGATCAGCCGCATGGAGAGCGGGCATGTGAACGCGCGCATCGTCGAGATCCGTGTGCTGTTGGGCGCGTACGGCGTGGACGACGCCGAAGTCCTCGCCAGGCTGGAGGACTTGGCGAAGCGGTCCAAGCATCGAGGCTGGTGGCTCGAACACGCGGAGCACCTGCGCCCGGACTACCTCGACTACATCGCGTTGGAGGACGACGCGACGTACATCCGGGAGTGGCAGCCCGTCGTGGTGCCGGGGCTTTTGCAGACTCCCGCTTACGTGGAGGCCGTTATCGCCGCGACGCCTCACTACGTGGCCCCAGAACGCATCGCTCAGCTGGTGAAGGTGAGGGACACCCGGCAAGCGAAGATCGCAGAGGGCGGGGCGATGTATACCGTCATCCTCTGGGAGGCGGTCGTCAGGCACCCGCTGATCAGCGCCGAGGTCCACCGTGAGCAGCTGGCCGCGATCCTGGAGGCCGGCGAGCGGCAGAACGTCACCGTGCAGATCCTGCCGTTCAGCGCTGGCCCGTTGGTGGGCGTGACCTCGGCTTTCCAGTCCTTCAGCTTCGAATCCGAGCCGACTGTCGAAGCCGTGGCTCTGGAGAACCTGCGGGGCATGTCGGTCCTTGAGGCTCCCGAGGACCTGGCGGCTTACGCCAACGCATACGACGAACTACGATCGGCGGCGCTGGCACCGGATGTCAGTGCGAGACTTATCCGGAGCGCAATTCGAAGCAGCGAGGAAGACGCATCGTGCCCGAGGTCGTAG